From Ptychodera flava strain L36383 chromosome 2, AS_Pfla_20210202, whole genome shotgun sequence, the proteins below share one genomic window:
- the LOC139123456 gene encoding uncharacterized protein isoform X1, with the protein MAATIVCAGGREKAPNWVKRRDKTKIYLYSAHETWKEAKAVRYMTASNAKFAEHVLASHRENCHECFPSVRECGSDGDSQRRGNTSGELTAATIQSKSISPIEGTLKDVCQGPIATSTPRKPGICKQPLCEERDSEDTLSAIESDSSDGESDVHSELNCSAGRGNPHVSIEEAVFDVQDTGTDDISNDELMVDDIDDDMNVIEQQKCIAFVPCIVDLLKKSNGNLCNKKTVKKPLHIRQHSLVLQLLLPGHVMLGTLLEVGNHT; encoded by the exons ATGGCGGCGACCATAGTCTGTGCTGGAGGTCGTGAAAAGGCTCCGAATTGGGTAAAAAGAAGGGACAAAACTAAAATTTATTTGTACAGTGCACACGAGACATGGAAGGAGGCGAAGGCAGTCCGCTACATGACTGCATCAAATGCAAAATTTGCCGAACATGTCCTTGCTTCCCACCGGGAAAACTGTCACGAATGTTTTCCCTCTGTTCGTGAGTGTGGCTCCGACGGAGACAGTCAAAGACGTGGAAACACAAGTGGAGAACTTACAGCTGCTACTATCCAATCCAAAAG CATCTCTCCCATTGAAGGTACTCTCAAAG ATGTATGCCAAGGCCCCATTGCAACATCAACTCCAAGGAAACCAGGCATTTGTAAACAACCTCTTTG TGAAGAAAGAGATAGTGAAGACACTCTGTCAGCTATTGAAAGTGACTCCAGCGATGGAGAAAGTGATGTTCACTCCGAGTTAAACTGCAGTGCAGGAAG AGGCAATCCACATGTGTCCATTGAGGAAGCTGTGTTTGATGTTCAGGACACTGGTACAGATGACATCAGCAATGATGAACTGATGGTTGATGACATTGATGATGATATGAATGTGATTGAACAGCAGAAGTGTATAGCTTTTGTTCCTTGCATTGTGGACTTGCTTAAAAAATCCAATGGAAACTTATGTAATAAAAAGACTGTAAAGAAGCCCTTGCATATAAGACAGCATTCATTGGTACTGCAGTTATTGTTACCTGGACATGTCATGCTGGGCACCCTGTTGGAAGTTGGCAATCACACCTAG